The DNA sequence AGACACACCTTCCATTTGATTATAGTGGTCCTGCGCTTCCTTCCTCAGACTCTCAAAGGGCAAGACTTCCCACTTACTGTAATTTGAAGACTTTCTTACATCACTCATGTCTGCAGATCCTGAGACAGGCCCAATTTTGTCAGGGTCCACATTACCCGACACCTTACAACTACCAAACTGTCCCAAATCACCATCTTGACCCCTCTTTAAACGCAAGGCTGCTGCATGAGCTCTGcctatcatttctcgactaggTATATCTGACCAGCCTTGCTTCCTCTTAGATCTCATTGGAGAATGAATTCTGATGACCTGACATATACAACAGCTAAAGGTTGAATCATGACCAGATAAAATTTCAGGCATGCACCTCTATTTTCCATACAATCTCCGAAAGAAGAGAAGTCCATATACTTACACCAAGGCACTCTAGGAGCTGGTAGTATGCCCTTCCTTGAAGTGGATTGTGCCCTTTCCTAGGTGTAGAGAAGTAACGTGTCCTACAAAGAAGTTATAAGAACTTGTTAGCTTGAAAAGATATAAGGTATAAAATTTGAGTTGACAATGATGATATGTATCAAAGGGCTATTCATATAACCAGAATGGATGGCAATCAGAAGCACAACAGacagaatttttttcttttatgacaAACTTTTTCCCTAATCAACAGGCTCACTGCTAATGATAAATACCATAAATAGCAATATATGAAATAAGAATCAAACATACCATTCAGTATAGCCAGGATCAACAGTGAAACCATACATGTCAACAATGTCGCACATAGATAGTGCTAGTTCTATGGATTTCATTCCAGTTCCTTTGGCACCTCTGCGGAGCACAATACCTTGAAAAAGATACACTGGATTTGGAATACTCTGCAGTAAAATAGgataaaaaaaatgttattggGCGTTCCAAGTAGGAGTGTGTTAAGTTAACATCTACGAAGAGAGAATAAAATTATTGCCCTTCTTAGATTTGATCTTCACCTTGATCATTGCATTGAAGTCTTTATGTGTAACACTCTTGATTATGAGTACCTCATCATCTGCAGAGGAAGGAAGTCGCAAATGTGAGAACACacttgaataaacttgaaaaGATCCAAAACATTTTAGGGTTTATCTTATACAACTCTGCTGTTATGTCTTGAAACTGTCAAACTGACTTTCAACACACATCTTCTCTCAGTAAATCATCAAAATCTTAGCGTTTGAAAACAATGGTTGACAATATCAGTCAACTGCAGGCTATCATATACAAGTTTTCCATCTaaaaggtttttgttttttcttgcaAAAATTGGATGGTCACAACTCACAACTTCCAAGTTTATGACAATGCCTAACGCCTCCAAAAGCTAAAGTACCAGTGAAGCTTGTGACCCCTCATGGCAAATTGAATGAGAGATGCACCTCTCATGTTGTGAAAACCAATGCATAATAGAAACATACCAGACCCATTTAGAATGGCAACCATGTTACGAGCAGCACCCCTCACAACAAGGCGAAAATCCCTCTTGAGGCCAACATACTTGGCATATTTCTACACATGAAAGACTAAGTGAGTGATTTTATCAACTATTTGCCTTTCTCGAAATCGTTTATACATAACAAAAAGTTAATTACCATACATCAAGTAGAATAAAGAGGTAGCTTAagagaaacaaataaaatattatttcatCTTTGAATGACTGACATGAAAAGAGCTACACAATGCTAGTTTACCTCATTAACAGGAGCCTCATTGTCTCTTATGACAGCATCATGGGCAtcaatttcttttccaaactCTGTTTTCAAAAGATCTCCCGAATTTCCAACAACTGCACAAGTACGGAATTGGCGAGGATGGAAAGGTGGCTTTGCCGGCAGTATCAAATTAAGGTGTTCCTCACAAATTGTCTTATTGTAGCAATTTTTGGTtcccctacaatcagcaacGATAAACATATGGACTTGAGATTTGATGAATGGTTCGATGATCTGATGACAGAAATGACACATAACGAGTTAAGAGGGTCATACAATTGCGCTATCCTTTGTGGTGCGTAGTCTTCCCATCCTTTAGGGCGAACATCTAGATACTCCCTTGTCAATACTGTAGTCATGTTACGGTACTGCATAGCCACCAAAAGCATCAGCAATTTACAAGTAATTGGCTAACAAAGTAAGGTAAACTAGAGTAGAGAAAATACAGACCTGCTCCCACAATAAGAGTGCCTCACAAACATTGAACTTGTACTGTAATGGTTCAAAAACTTTAAACTGCGCGTTGTACTGCAATAGAGGGATGGACAACACTAGTTAGCAATCAGAGGCTAATTTAACAATAACAAGTACAAGTAAAGTAAAATTATGGCAGGGGTATGTAAGAGTAAACGAACCCAGGTGCTGTTAGTTCCTTGTGGATACTTGAGAATCAGATTGCAGTGGTCAACAATATCTGCAGTAAGACCAAGCCCTCTGTTTGCCTACATTAAAGTTGAATAATTATGGAccagaaaaaaaacaagagagagagagaaaaaaaacaagagagagagagagagagatcagatCCAATAGGGGAACTAACCACGCATTGCTGCACAGTAGACTGAAATTGGGATAAAGTGCGAATATCTTGCTCAGTATTGAGATCTAACTTAACTGCACAAAGCGATTAGTGGTCGAGAATGAATGATTAGAAGCAAATACCGGATTAGTGATTTGAAGAAAATTCGTGTAcctgaagaggaagaggaatcaGATTGAGCGAAGAAAGAGGTCTGGATGGCGAAgacgaggagagagaagaatgcGGCAGCGCAAACCAGGTACAGAACGGTGCTGGGTcgcctgctgctgctgctgctattCAACCCTCCCTTCTGACCTCTCATTGCCTCACTCCTCTACTTACTATCCACTGCGATTCATTCAAGCCTGCCTTGCCTTCtcttttgtatttgtatttcaCCAAATAGAGTGACAAAGCCAAACCAGGCAGCCATGCCCCCTGTTGAATTATCAGACAAGCAACAAAATGATTCTTTACTCCATACTACTCTACCATACAAACCTCCTCCGCGAAACCGCGTCGTTTTGCACCCAATAGacaaattttcattttatttttccttttttcttttagtttttttttgttgagaaggACGTTTTTAAGCCTTTTAATAATCAAAAGTAGGTAATTACAATTCATGACCTGCCCATAAGGGCCACGTCAAAATCAAGCCATGCTAGGCTACCATACAGCAATCTAAATGTAAATACCCTAGAAATACGCGCTAGTAACCAAAGTAACCAAGACAATGttaggaagaaagaagaaactcatcctaacatatCTGGAGAGTAACCAGAACCCCTTTGCAGAGAGGGAACTTCAACTCCCCCAGGATCCCAAATGTAACCTTAAATATCATGCAAAATTCTCTCTTCTATTTAAAGGTCAAGTGGTCAACATTGCTTATATTTGTCCCATATCGTCTGATCTAATTATTTATATCTATCCGAATATCGTTTGATTTAATGACATGAATCTCCCGTTCGTCAATAAAAAGTTAGAAGACTAATTATCATAATTCTCAGTTGATGAAACATTGCTTAGATTTGTATGTTAAAATTTGCTTCATATCCCCGTTGTGcatcaaattttttcttttgatataCATAGCATTCACTCACTCAGATGCCTGGGGTCTTGGTAGACAATACCCTTGCTTTTATTCAGGCATGAATTTCTTAAGGGTAGAGAAATGATTTTGTTTTTCCATCTAccacaatttacaaaataagATCACACTCCTGTCACCAAGGTACTCTAGTTTATTCCAAGTAGCCAAATGGTGTAACACCGTCGACTTGCACAACCACCATCAGTCCACAGCACATGAAGTTCAAATAACATATCAATAGCGCCGACCACCGGTTGTTGACAAGAGGACTCGACTTGGCTTCTTCCCCTTTTTCCCCGAACCATTAATCTTCGGTACATCCAAATTTTCCTCGGGTTTAGCTCTGGATATTACATTAGCAAATGACGTTACACCTGCATTTTGAGTGCCTCCAGCTGCAGAAACAAACAGGTTTACATCAAAATGGATGATTTGACAGTGTGCTTAATCTGTACAAGACAAGTAACCGCTAAATAAGATTTTGAAAAATACCAGTGCTCTCAAGAGAGGATCCTGCATCATTGCCATTCAGGGAAGTAGTCCCATCTAGTTTCAAGGATGGAGAATCATGTCCAGCAGCAAAACCAAGCTTCGTAACACTTGAGAACAGTCTCCTTTCTCCAACAATTGGAGGGCTGGATGAGGTCACCGAAGAACTTCCCAAAGCTGAGGAATAATCCATTAAGTAGCATATGATTAAATCCAAGACAGCACCATAAATCATTAATGCATTTTCAAACGTaaaaaaagaaccaaaaaaGGCTGGATGAGGTCACCGAAGAACTTCCCAAAGCTGAGGAATAATCCATTAAGTAGCATATGATTAAATCCAAGACAGCACCATAAATCATTAATGCATTTTCAAACGTaaaaaaagaaccaaaaaaGGATAAAATTAACTTAATAGTAAAAAGTAATTTTTATCCAAAAATACAATTGCATTTGCGGCTTTACCCAACATGATTCCATCATCCCACCATTACTCCTTCAGCTGAATAATATGTTTATCTACGAAAGTTTATCTCtctaaataagtaaatataCATATACAAGGAACATAATATTACCTTCAAAGTCATCCATGGAGAATGTGGGGGATTCATCATAAAAGGACTGTGCAAAGCCTGCTACTATGGGGATGGGATATGCCATGGCAGATTCAGCCTTTATTTGCTCCTTCCGCTCCTATAAATGCAATGTCATATGGTTAAAGCCTGGGCAAAACAACACTGTCTCTATACACATATAATGAAAAAGTAAGCACTTATACCTTCCTAGCAAGTTGCTTCCTCTGCCTTTCACGCTTCTTTATCTCTTCCATAAAGGGTGACAGGTTATCAGGAGACAATAGCTCACTCAGATCAATCTCACAGAACTAAAATTTGAATGAACAGTGAGTGATTAGATATTATGTCCTCAAACTGCAATTATGATCTTATTAAAGTGTGATTGCACTTGGATCATACGGAATCAAGATACCTGCAATACTGTTGTTAACGAGAAATGACTTAAATAGCGATAACGCCTTCTCATGGCTTCTGACTGAGTTACTGTCTCCAATTGCAAAATCCTTCCACTTATTCTGCAACCAATTAATTATCCCCActaaaattaattatatgatcCTTTCTTGATAATAATAGAAGGGTACTACCCCTACACTCAGGGTTCTTTAAAACTGCATAGGTACAAACTACCGCACTTTGAATCTTAGATAAGTAAAATGTTAAAAACATGCACTCTTCAAAATTTGCTTTCAGGGAGGGGAATGGGGACATTATATACAGCAGAAATGTTAATGATTTTCACCCAACCTGTGTGGTAGCATATCATGGCTCCCATAATGGTGGAGAAGACATTTCATGTTTAATGGATGAAGAATCATGTGTTGACCATCAGCAGCCTGATATAGAGAGAAGCTAAAATATAAGAAACAAACCCTGTAGTTGCCACTACAAATGGAAATATATATGACCAACAACCACATAACATGTCCAAATACAAACCAGTTAGAACTTAAATGGAAACCAGTTTAAAAacgaagaaaaaaacaaaagtcaaGCAACTTGCAAGACAAAGATAGGAGCCACTATGAAGAATACAAAATGAACAGGTTTGCAAAATTTGACACGCATCATATAACCGACTCCCACCCTGTCCAATAACAAGGCTCGATATGAAACGTTACATTTCCAAACCCAAAACGCAATATCAtgacaagaagaaaaaagagaaatgtgaTGATGTCTCAATATCAGTCACCTGGTAGAAATTGTACGAGTCCTTGTCTTTTACACTTTCAGAGAAACGTGAGTGCCCTTGGACGGTCTTGCTTTCATCATATGAAGAAGATAAAACATTTTCACGGCTTTCCAATGATTCCGCCACATCCACAGATTGGTCAGATGAAGTCCCATCATCTGACTTGTCCACTAATAAATTCTCTGAACACTTATTAAAGTCACCGAAACCATTAGACAAAGTTCCATCCCCAATTATTGATGCTTCACTGTTACCATTAGTAGAATTTGCAGTAGACAAGGCAACGGATGAACCAGGTTTATTGTTGTCAATAGCCCGGTGCTCATTCCAATACTTCTTCCTCTGTTCTAATTGTTCCATTGCAGCACATACATATGGAAGCTTCTCCAGGTCATCGACAAGACCTGACTCTGCCCTGACTAACCAAGCATCTAGCTCTGATATTGCCTTTCTGAATGAAAGATCTACGTCTGATGTAAATGTAAACTTTGAAAAGGGATCATAACTTTCATCATCACAACCTGACATGGCATCCTTCTCCTTTTTACTTTTATGGGATATGGTAAATGAATCCTTTTGTCGACTAAGAAGCATAAACTCCATAGTATCACCAACGGTGTACTGCTTAACATTCTCCACGAAGAGGGTGTATAAATCCTTGGGTGATatcatcacaaaacacaatGGGCATCTTTTCCAGCAGTCACCCTTATGATCCTCCTTCCCCATCAGCAGGTATTGGAGAATGCATGGGAAACAGAATATATGCCCGCATGAGGTTATCTGAGGGCAAAGAGGATACTCCAAACAAATTGGACACTGAACCACAGTAGGGGTGGAGTACCTCACACATATGATGTCCTCCCACTGTAACATCTTATCAGGATCCATTGATTCAGCTGAGTAGTTCCCCGAATCCAACACAACAAATTTGTAGTTGGCCTGAAGAAATAAGTCTTTGTTGTAGGGCTTTCTCTTATGCTGCCTTCtagcaggaggaggaggaggacctCTAGTCTGAGGACGGGAAATGGGGTCATAATGAAAATTCAAGAGGTGGTTGCCATTCATCATCTGGGATTTTCTTCCTGCTGGTTGGGTTGAGTTTCCATGAGAAGCAACATTACTGATACTCTGTTGGCTTCCAGGCCTTTTCCCTCTAGACCGGTATGAACCAGCCCCTCGGGAGCGAGACTGAGAGTGTGTCTCGTGGTTAGGCAAAACATTCTTACCAGGAAGTCCTAACTCTGTCACCTAAGTAGACAGAGGAAGAGCAAAAAAGACATTAATTATGTTGAGATCAAATAAGTGCAGGTACTGTATAATAACATACACAATTCAAGCATTTAAAGTATTATGACGACATATATACCTGTTGGGAAGATCCTTGTGCAGCTGGTAGCGATGGGCCTGTAAACAATTCGCAACAGTAAACATCAACCAGCTCACGGTGATCATGGCATTCACACTATCTTGTACTTTATTTAAATATGATTGATCATAACTTGCTATCAACAATATGAATGATGGAGGTGAAATAccaaattctagggttttaaTATTTCGCAGatatttcagaaaaaaaaaaaaaaaagacgagtAAAGAAACAATCGCATACCTCGAAAATCGGGAGACACAGAGAGGGGAGACTGAGAGTCGGAGATGTCGAGTGATCCAAATGTGAGAATTTGGCGGGAGAGAGAGGGCGGGGACTGAGACTGAGATGGAGATTGGGATTGGGAAAGGAACAGGTGGCCATGTTGGGAATTAGGGTTTACAGaggcaattgaagaagaagacgagttAGATCCTTGGCTTTGGTTGGGCGAGATGGACATGAAATTCTTCAAAGAAACTGGGGAGGGGGTTCTCACTTCTGGGCCTCTTTtgcctttctctctccttcttttctCCCCTATTTATTACCGCATCCAAGCATCTTCCACCGAATATCGGTCCGACTATACCACATTATTTGCAATTTCGCCCCTCACCTTCTCTTATATTTTTTTGGTGCCCTCCCCTCTCATGAGTCATGGCTTCACTGGTGACCGACTTTATTTTTTGGTCAGAGTCACCGAAATTGAAATATTCCAATTACtgctatgattttttttttttgttcgaaTGTTTCCATTAGCACAAGGTAAAAATCACGTAAACGTCTTGGAAgatattcacaaatcacaatatgGCTCCATGAAATAACATGCACAATTACACGACCAAATCCGGTTGATGTCCAATGGATAGCAGTCGATGGAATTACAGCGATCAACCTGGTATTGCTATAGCCTATATGACATGATGCGACACCAAATTGGAAGCTCGAGACGAATTACTAGGCCTGAGAGCACAATGCCTCTCAATTAAGTCTCAACTACTGCTACATCATTTTCCAGCTATTATACATCAGATACATCATGATGATGATGGCGGCGGTGGAAGAACTTCTGCTCCAAGTCAATGAGGAAGGTGCGGATTTCCATTGGGGCAAGTTCCACAACTAGTTTTGCAGGATCAACAGGTCCACCCCTCACACCCTTTTCCGTTCCTGACGAGCCCCCTTCCTTTTTCCATACCAGTCTCTTTCTCTCCATTTCAGTCCTTTCTTGATTAGCTGATAAGTTCATTTCTGTTGCTTTGCCAATCTGAATCCAAAACGCACAAGTATGGTAAGAAAATAATGTATGGGGATCAACAGAGAATTCTGGTCAGTCTCGTAAGCTCATTCTTCTACCTTCTTCCTGGGGAAAAGCTTCTTCAGCTCCACATTTGCCATTACAGAAAAATCCTTGTCCTCTCCAACCTAAGCATCATttatcgagagagagagacacaaaaaaaaatatatatatcagaaCTAGAAAATTAAGTACAAAAGTGAGGACAACTCGTGAAAGTGAAGATGCTAACTCTAATCCAGTTTTGGCAGTATTTCTTAAATAAATGAGGTAACCAGAGCATAATGATAGTTTAAACAAGTGAGAAATTAGAACCTCGTATAAATGTGCTAAGCGAATGAGAATTTTTCCATCATCAAGCTCCTACGCAGATGAAAGAAAAAGGTATCAGATGTCTGTATATTCTTAACAAGTAAAACTATAATGAAACaacggaaaaggaaatgagattCAAAACACCCAATAAACCACCTGAAGAGTTATAAGAGCAACATTATCAGGTAAACTATACGAGGAATCAATCCCAGAAAAAGTGGTTGCATGAGAATTCTTCCAGTTATCTCCATCCTGCAGAAAGGGAATCACCTGCTGAATAAGTAGTTCACAAGACTAAAACAGATTTACTCTTAtgtatctttctttcttttgatgtattttccaatttcacctgTTCAGCAAAGGCTAGGAGAAGAGGTGAATATATCTCCTGGCCAAAAGAACGACGCCACTTAGCACCATCTCCCAAGGGGTCAATTCTGAAGTAAAATTTCCCTAGGACCTGAAAGGTTTCCAGAAGCAATAGGTGGGCGCTAAATCTCAACCAGTTACCAAAACTCCAGATTGAATCTAAAAGTAAAAGATGCTAACTGTGACACACTATTTACAAAGTAGGTAACATAGACTTACTCTTAGTCCTGTGCATTCATCGGAAACACAGACAGTTTCATTTAGAGCCTCGGCAACACCTCTTGAGTCATCAAGTAGTAGTCTCCtatatggcaaaagaaaacctTGCAAAATCCTTAA is a window from the Rosa chinensis cultivar Old Blush chromosome 2, RchiOBHm-V2, whole genome shotgun sequence genome containing:
- the LOC112187609 gene encoding RING finger protein 10 isoform X1 — its product is MSISPNQSQGSNSSSSSIASVNPNSQHGHLFLSQSQSPSQSQSPPSLSRQILTFGSLDISDSQSPLSVSPDFRGPSLPAAQGSSQQVTELGLPGKNVLPNHETHSQSRSRGAGSYRSRGKRPGSQQSISNVASHGNSTQPAGRKSQMMNGNHLLNFHYDPISRPQTRGPPPPPARRQHKRKPYNKDLFLQANYKFVVLDSGNYSAESMDPDKMLQWEDIICVRYSTPTVVQCPICLEYPLCPQITSCGHIFCFPCILQYLLMGKEDHKGDCWKRCPLCFVMISPKDLYTLFVENVKQYTVGDTMEFMLLSRQKDSFTISHKSKKEKDAMSGCDDESYDPFSKFTFTSDVDLSFRKAISELDAWLVRAESGLVDDLEKLPYVCAAMEQLEQRKKYWNEHRAIDNNKPGSSVALSTANSTNGNSEASIIGDGTLSNGFGDFNKCSENLLVDKSDDGTSSDQSVDVAESLESRENVLSSSYDESKTVQGHSRFSESVKDKDSYNFYQAADGQHMILHPLNMKCLLHHYGSHDMLPHRISGRILQLETVTQSEAMRRRYRYLSHFSLTTVLQFCEIDLSELLSPDNLSPFMEEIKKRERQRKQLARKERKEQIKAESAMAYPIPIVAGFAQSFYDESPTFSMDDFEALGSSSVTSSSPPIVGERRLFSSVTKLGFAAGHDSPSLKLDGTTSLNGNDAGSSLESTAGGTQNAGVTSFANVISRAKPEENLDVPKINGSGKKGKKPSRVLLSTTGGRRY
- the LOC112187609 gene encoding RING finger protein 10 isoform X2, which encodes MSISPNQSQGSNSSSSSIASVNPNSQHGHLFLSQSQSPSQSQSPPSLSRQILTFGSLDISDSQSPLSVSPDFRGPSLPAAQGSSQQVTELGLPGKNVLPNHETHSQSRSRGAGSYRSRGKRPGSQQSISNVASHGNSTQPAGRKSQMMNGNHLLNFHYDPISRPQTRGPPPPPARRQHKRKPYNKDLFLQANYKFVVLDSGNYSAESMDPDKMLQWEDIICVRYSTPTVVQCPICLEYPLCPQITSCGHIFCFPCILQYLLMGKEDHKGDCWKRCPLCFVMISPKDLYTLFVENVKQYTVGDTMEFMLLSRQKDSFTISHKSKKEKDAMSGCDDESYDPFSKFTFTSDVDLSFRKAISELDAWLVRAESGLVDDLEKLPYVCAAMEQLEQRKKYWNEHRAIDNNKPGSSVALSTANSTNGNSEASIIGDGTLSNGFGDFNKCSENLLVDKSDDGTSSDQSVDVAESLESRENVLSSSYDESKTVQGHSRFSESVKDKDSYNFYQAADGQHMILHPLNMKCLLHHYGSHDMLPHRISGRILQLETVTQSEAMRRRYRYLSHFSLTTVLQFCEIDLSELLSPDNLSPFMEEIKKRERQRKQLARKERKEQIKAESAMAYPIPIVAGFAQSFYDESPTFSMDDFEALGSSSVTSSSLFWFFFYV
- the LOC112187612 gene encoding sialyltransferase-like protein 1, with protein sequence MRGQKGGLNSSSSSRRPSTVLYLVCAAAFFSLLVFAIQTSFFAQSDSSSSSVKLDLNTEQDIRTLSQFQSTVQQCVANRGLGLTADIVDHCNLILKYPQGTNSTWYNAQFKVFEPLQYKFNVCEALLLWEQYRNMTTVLTREYLDVRPKGWEDYAPQRIAQLGTKNCYNKTICEEHLNLILPAKPPFHPRQFRTCAVVGNSGDLLKTEFGKEIDAHDAVIRDNEAPVNEKYAKYVGLKRDFRLVVRGAARNMVAILNGSDDEVLIIKSVTHKDFNAMIKSIPNPVYLFQGIVLRRGAKGTGMKSIELALSMCDIVDMYGFTVDPGYTEWTRYFSTPRKGHNPLQGRAYYQLLECLGVIRIHSPMRSKRKQGWSDIPSREMIGRAHAAALRLKRGQDGDLGQFGSCKVSGNVDPDKIGPVSGSADMSDVRKSSNYSKWEVLPFESLRKEAQDHYNQMEGVSLYKMDGNKLDDLVCVRHSSKSAVY